From the genome of [Chlorobium] sp. 445:
GTATCTGCCTCAAGTTGAAGCCGCACATCGCCGCGTGAAGAAAACCGGGCGACGCGCTTAACCGTTGAAGCTAAGCTTGCCCGATTGACAATCATTTTCTTGTCGTTCTCTAATGGGATGACAGCTTCGTAGTTTGGATAATTTTCAGCGATGAGGCTTGCTGTTAATGCCGTTTCTCCAAACTTGAATTGAATGCGTGCCTCTTTTGTCGCAATAGAAATCTCAACAGTATCTTCATCGCCGAGGGACTTTTGCACGATGCTAAAGACGCGCGAAGGTACAATGACCTTAAGTTTTTCTTTTGCACCCGTCTCAATTGGTTGAGTATAGCGCGAGAGTCGATGTCCATCGGTGGAGACAGCACGAAGTTGCTGCGCTTCAAGTTCCAGCAAAACCCCCATCATGGCAGGACGCATGCTATCTAAACTCACCGCAAAGAGTGTCTTGTTGGCAATATCCTTAAACTCTTTGCTGCTTAGCGAAAAGGAAAGGTCGAAGTCAAGTTTCTTTTCGGTGCGTTCCTGACGCTCGCTGCTACCTGAAATCTTGTATTTGCCACGACCTGTATCAATCATGAAGTTGACTTCGCCTTCGGCATCTTTCTTTTTGGTTTCGAACTCTGCTTTGCTATCGGGCAAGCTGCGAAGAATGTCGTGAAGGCGTCGTGCATTAAGCAAGACGGTGCCTTTATCGCCCGACTCTGTAGTAAGAGAGGTTGCAAAAGAGATGTCACCATCGGTCGTAAAGAGTGAAAGTTTTTTCTTTTCGAGTGTGAGCAGAATGCTCTCGAACTTGAAGTCTGTAGCTTTGGGTGGAAGTGCGAGCACCGCATTACTGACGGCGTCTGCAAAAGGTTTTAATTCAACTGTAAATTTCATTGCGTTGAAATAAGCAAGATTATTGCCTGCAATGAGTGTCAGGCTTGAAATTCTTTTGCAAAAAAAGAAATGATGCGAAGATAGTGATTTATGCGCAGATTCCCAGCTAGAATGCAAGGCAGCTTATTCAATGTATGCTACGATGTAGGTTCCCAGATAAACTTGCCTGCACGATTGATGTAGCCAATGCGCCGTCCTTCGTGAACTCTCGCAATACCATCTTTGAAAGGCTCAATATGATCGAAGCGTGGAGCGAGAATTTCATTACCACCTTTGTCAATAAGTCCCCACTTCCCTTG
Proteins encoded in this window:
- the dnaN gene encoding DNA polymerase III subunit beta codes for the protein MKFTVELKPFADAVSNAVLALPPKATDFKFESILLTLEKKKLSLFTTDGDISFATSLTTESGDKGTVLLNARRLHDILRSLPDSKAEFETKKKDAEGEVNFMIDTGRGKYKISGSSERQERTEKKLDFDLSFSLSSKEFKDIANKTLFAVSLDSMRPAMMGVLLELEAQQLRAVSTDGHRLSRYTQPIETGAKEKLKVIVPSRVFSIVQKSLGDEDTVEISIATKEARIQFKFGETALTASLIAENYPNYEAVIPLENDKKMIVNRASLASTVKRVARFSSRGDVRLQLEADTVRVSAENADEGASAEETVPCNFKENLLIGFNAKFLEDALAHLDTEEALFEFSTPTRAAIVKPIHQGKPLDTHLILVMPVRLNV